In Streptomyces sp. NBC_00344, the genomic window CCGAGGCCACCCTGACCTTCTGGCCCGGCTGTTCCAGTCGCCTGAAGGAGTCGAAGAAGGTCTCCGTGCGATCGCCCAGCACCGCGGTCACACAGCCCTTGGCCGCGCGGGCGGACGCGGCCGCCGGCCCGATCTGCGCCGGCAGCCCGGGCCCCGCACCCACGGCGTTCAGTGCCGACTCGGCCTGCGCCGTGTACTCCCCGGCGTCCTCGGTGGTCCGGATGTCGGTGGCCGGGCCCTTGTGTCCCTCGGCCAGGCCGGTGTCGAGCAGCAGGGGAAGGTCGTCGCCGTCGACGCTCTCCGGGCGCACCAGCGCGACCCGCTCGCAGTCACCTGCGAGCTGCCTGCCGTTGCCGGCCAGCAGCGATGCCTGGCCGCCGTTGACCGGGAAGGAGAGCGCCGAGCGGAACTCCTCGGTGGTCACGCCGTAGCCGCCGATGTACGGGATGCCCGCGGCCTCGAGTGCCGGCATGAACGACTGCCCATGGACGCTGTACGAGCCGACGACCGCGGCCACGTCCTCGTCGGCCGCCCGCTTGGCGCACCTGGCCGCGTCGACCAGACTGTTGTGGTCGTTGCAGGTGATGATCCTGAGCACGTGCCCGTCGATCCCGCCCCGGGCGTTCACCCAGCGGGCGTACGCCGTCGCCATGGCCGGCATGCCGGGCATATTGGTCGCCCGGGTGTCCTCGGGGGCCCAGGTCATGATCGTGACGGGGTCCCTGGAGCCCCCTGAGCCTCCAGGGCCACCGCCACAGCCGGTGAGCAGCGGTGCCCCGACAGTCATGCAGAGTGCGAGGACGGTGAAGGAACGTCGCCAACCGGTCATGTGCAAGCACCCTTCCGCCTCCCGGGTAACGCGACGGTGGCCCCTTCTCAACGCTCGGTGACCGCGGAGTGAATTGCGGGGGGCGGGGAACCTCCACAACGGGGGAACGTACGATCGAAATCGTGCAAG contains:
- a CDS encoding ABC transporter substrate-binding protein, which encodes MTGWRRSFTVLALCMTVGAPLLTGCGGGPGGSGGSRDPVTIMTWAPEDTRATNMPGMPAMATAYARWVNARGGIDGHVLRIITCNDHNSLVDAARCAKRAADEDVAAVVGSYSVHGQSFMPALEAAGIPYIGGYGVTTEEFRSALSFPVNGGQASLLAGNGRQLAGDCERVALVRPESVDGDDLPLLLDTGLAEGHKGPATDIRTTEDAGEYTAQAESALNAVGAGPGLPAQIGPAAASARAAKGCVTAVLGDRTETFFDSFRRLEQPGQKVRVASVLGSVSQGLIDSTGGRRSPYEGAYVTGWYPQTTDPRWQQMRDVISRYAFGDDRIDPADAGVQTTWIAYTVLRRTIESLNQDHISADDLVHALNSGLSVHTGGLTPTLRWSFQDMLASRDFPRLVNHDVTYQVVRKGRLVAVKRDSVDVGRTLEQASLEE